A single region of the Salvia miltiorrhiza cultivar Shanhuang (shh) chromosome 8, IMPLAD_Smil_shh, whole genome shotgun sequence genome encodes:
- the LOC130998302 gene encoding uncharacterized protein LOC130998302, whose protein sequence is MNALSWNCRGLGQPLAVPTILELNRVHRPSVIFLCETLSHRTRLEEIKNRLNFDGCFSVDSLGRSGGLCMMWKNSYNCSILGYSRNHIDLCITNANGNWRLTGYYGFPERSRRRDSWTLLRRLAGVNNLSWLIIGDFNDLLDPGDKRGRVDHPNWLFTGFRVAVLDCGLSDIPLHGYPFTWSGGLGSDNFVEERLDRGMATQTWRNLFPNAMVSSLLAPISDHAPIILKCNGMPSPLSPRRFRFENKWCLEPEFPNIVRDCWTNLSGIHITDRLMAVSDAITVWASHLRSNERATKARIQQRIAALQGRRDSISMRQLQGARKELSDLLLREESHWKQRAK, encoded by the coding sequence ATGAATGCTCTAAGTTGGAACTGCAGGGGACTCGGTCAACCTCTTGCAGTTCCTACTATTCTTGAACTCAACCGAGTTCATCGACCAAGTGTTATCTTCCTCTGCGAAACTCTCTCTCATCGCACTCGTTTGGAAGAGATTAAGAATCGTCTTAACTTTGATGGATGTTTTTCTGTTGACAGCTTGGGCAGGAGCGGAGGCCTTTGCATGATGTGGAAGAACTCTTATAACTGCTCTATCCTTGGTTACTCTCGAAACCATATCGATCTCTGTATTACTAATGCCAATGGTAACTGGCGCCTCACCGGTTATTACGGCTTTCCCGAAAGGAGCCGGAGACGTGATTCGTGGACTCTTCTTCGGCGCCTTGCTGGCGTTAATAATCTCTCATGGCTTATTATAGGAGATTTTAACGATCTCCTTGATCCGGGAGATAAAAGGGGTCGGGTGGATCATCCTAATTGGTTGTTCACTGGCTTTCGTGTCGCTGTCCTTGACTGCGGCTTATCTGACATTCCACTTCATGGCTATCCTTTTACTTGGTCTGGTGGTCTTGGTTCGGATAATTTTGTTGAGGAACGTTTGGATCGTGGTATGGCTACCCAAACTTGGAGAAACCTTTTTCCAAATGCCATGGTATCTTCGCTTTTGGCACCTATATCTGATCACGCCCCTATTATTCTAAAGTGTAATGGTATGCCTTCTCCGCTTTCTCCTCGTCGTTTTAGATTCGAAAACAAATGGTGTTTAGAACCGGAGTTCCCCAATATTGTTAGAGATTGTTGGACTAACCTCTCAGGAATTCACATCACGGATAGGCTTATGGCAGTCTCTGATGCTATTACTGTTTGGGCCTCGCACCTGCGATCCAATGAACGTGCTACTAAGGCTCGTATTCAACAACGAATTGCTGCACTACAGGGTCGTAGAGACTCCATCTCTATGCGTCAGTTACAGGGTGCTCGTAAGGAACTATCTGACTTGCTCTTAAGGGAAGAATCACACTGGAAGCAAAGAGCAAAATAA
- the LOC130998303 gene encoding uncharacterized protein LOC130998303, whose product MEADIKDVTNIPLSPSMQSDRIVWHFSDDGHYSVKTAYKLASSLTLDETHKVDGNWRVLWRMDVPPKVRHFLWRAARNNLPTKENLLSRGLTVGGECPICRSGYENTWHIFFACPFAETCWRTSNLFPHVDSITARSDSFTQALTRVLDDKNVNRKANVGMILWQIWRDRNTVVWKEVFPNPAKSVDSALGRSDWLSARQPTEGCSSSSSPTARCLGWHTLPTGSILCSVDAAFFED is encoded by the coding sequence ATGGAGGCGGACATCAAGGATGTCACCAACATTCCTCTTTCGCCCTCCATGCAATCGGATAGGATTGTTTGGCATTTCTCCGATGACGGTCATTACTCTGTTAAAACGGCCTACAAGCTGGCCAGCTCCCTTACTCTTGACGAGACCCACAAGGTAGATGGTAATTGGAGAGTTCTTTGGCGTATGGATGTGCCTCCTAAGGTGCGGCATTTTCTTTGGAGAGCTGCTCGTAATAACCTTCCTACTAAAGAAAATCTACTTTCTCGGGGCCTGACCGTTGGAGGTGAATGCCCTATCTGTCGAAGTGGCTATGAGAATACTTGGCATATTTTCTTTGCTTGCCCTTTTGCAGAAACTTGCTGGCGGACCAGCAATCTGTTCCCTCATGTTGACTCTATCACCGCGAGGAGTGACTCGTTTACGCAAGCGTTGACGCGGGTTCTTGATGACAAGAACGTGAACCGTAAGGCGAACGTTGGCATGATTTTATGGCAAATCTGGAGAGACCGTAATACCGTTGTTTGGAAGGAGGTTTTCCCGAACCCTGCTAAGTCCGTGGATTCAGCTTTGGGCCGCTCTGATTGGCTCTCGGCTCGGCAGCCCACTGAAGGGTGCAGCAGTTCTTCATCCCCAACTGCTCGCTGTTTGGGTTGGCACACTCTCCCTACAGGCTCCATTCTGTGCAGCGTTGATGCTGCCTTCTTTGAAGATTAG
- the LOC130997577 gene encoding beta-glucuronosyltransferase GlcAT14C, with protein sequence MKRAHINRKCSLPLIFVSISALILIFISILSHLKPNHSSFPTSISVDSDSSDLPELPRFAYFISGTSGDGERLRRLLQASYHPRNYYLLHLDLEASDSERLELAKYVKSAAVIRSFKNVMVMGKGDLVTPKGPTAMASTLHAIAVLLKQPKRWDWFVNLGASDYPLMPQDDLLHIFSYLPRDLNFLEHTSDFGWKEYQRTRPIIIDPGLYHSKKSGVFWAKEKRSLPASFKLFTGSAWVVLSRSFLEFCIWGWDNLPRTLLMYYTNFLSSAEGYFHTVMCNHKHYQNTTVNHDLHYIKWEDTRKEQPVNLTLDDFERMVESGAPFAHKIESDAVLDKIDRVLLRRSSGQFTPGGWCMASYGHPCLVHGSSDVTTPSSSSKRLEKLVIEVLDSDHFRVKQCK encoded by the exons ATGAAACGAGCTCATATAAACCGAAAATGCTCATTGCCCCTAATTTTCGTGTCCATTTCAGCCCTTATACTGATCTTCATCTCTATTCTATCCCACCTCAAACCCAATCATTCTTCCTTCCCGACCTCCATCTCGGTCGACTCGGATTCCTCAGACTTACCCGAATTGCCGCGATTCGCCTACTTCATTTCGGGTACAAGCGGCGACGGCGAGAGGCTGAGGCGGCTGCTTCAGGCGTCGTACCACCCGCGGAATTACTATCTGCTCCACCTCGATTTGGAGGCCTCCGACTCCGAAAGGCTCGAGCTCGCCAAGTATGTCAAGTCTGCGGCAGTGATTCGGAGCTTCAAGAATGTGATGGTGATGGGGAAGGGCGATTTGGTCACTCCCAAGGGCCCGACGGCAATGGCGTCCACGCTGCACGCCATCGCCGTTTTGCTCAAGCAGCCCAAGCGCTGGGACTGGTTTGTTAATCTTGGAGCTTCTGATTATCCGCTTATGCCTCAGGATG ATTTGCTGCACATTTTCTCATACTTGCCCAGGGATCTGAATTTCCTTGAGCATACTAGTGACTTTGGTTGGAAAGA ATACCAAAGAACTAGGCCTATAATTATTGATCCTGGACTTTATCACTCAAAGAAATCTGGTGTTTTCTGGGCCAAAGAGAAAAGATCGTTGCCTGCTTCTTTCAAGTTATTCACTG GTTCCGCATGGGTGGTTCTTTCAAGATCATTTCTCGAGTTTTGCATCTGGGGATGGGATAATCTCCCACGCACCCTCCTCATGTACTACACAAATTTCCTCTCATCTGCGGAGGGATATTTCCACACCGTGATGTGCAATCACAAGCACTATCAGAACACAACGGTGAACCACGACCTGCACTACATAAAGTGGGAGGACACTCGGAAGGAACAACCCGTGAATTTGACCCTAGACGACTTTGAGAGGATGGTTGAGAGCGGAGCCCCATTCGCTCATAAAATTGAAAGCGATGCTGTTCTCGATAAAATCGACAGAGTACTACTCAGAAGATCGTCGGGCCAGTTTACGCCCGGAGGTTGGTGTATGGCTAGCTATGGGCATCCTTGTCTGGTTCATGGTAGTTCAGATGTCACTACACCATCTTCTAGTTCGAAAAGGTTGGAGAAGCTTGTGATTGAAGTGCTTGATTCCGATCATTTTCGTGTAAAACAatgtaaataa
- the LOC130997576 gene encoding dof zinc finger protein DOF5.1-like, whose product MVFSSIPAYLDPSNWNQQQNHQIIGSSSANPLLPPPPHPGGPPPPPPPQPHGGGGIRPGSMAERARMANIPMPETSLKCPRCESTNTKFCYFNNYSLSQPRHFCKTCRRYWTRGGALRNVPVGGGCRRNKRSKSSNSKSPASSDRQANNNPSSTSTVSTNSNSAAANMLGLTPPLPPLRFMSPLGQFTDNFTADMGLNYSAIAASTVGTSDMNFHGAGSLLGGSGSGGVASLLSSEGGGIEPWRLQQVQQFPFLDASSQGFYQFHGGEAGFLGGGEARPKLSSPMMSQRPPVKMEDNNAENNLTRQILGGNEQWNAPTTANWTDLSSFSSSSTSNPL is encoded by the exons ATGgttttttcttcaattcctgCTTATCTTGATCCATCCAACTGGAATCAG CAAcaaaatcatcaaataatcGGAAGCAGCAGCGCCAACCCTTTACTCCCACCTCCACCGCATCCAGGGGGCcctccgccgcctcctccgCCTCAGCCGCATGGAGGCGGCGGAATCCGGCCCGGCTCCATGGCGGAGCGAGCTCGCATGGCCAACATACCCATGCCGGAAACATCCCTGAAATGCCCTCGCTGCGAATCCACAAACACAAAGTTCTGCTACTTCAACAACTACAGCCTCTCTCAGCCGCGCCACTTCTGCAAGACCTGCAGACGCTACTGGACTCGCGGCGGCGCCCTTCGCAACGTCCCCGTCGGCGGCGGCTGCCGGAGAAACAAACGCAGCAAGTCCTCCAACTCCAAATCCCCAGCTAGCAGCGACAGGCAGGCCAATAATAACCCCAGCTCCACAAGCACCGTCTCCACCAACAGCAACAGCGCCGCCGCCAATATGCTAGGCCTAACTCCGCCGCTCCCGCCCCTCCGCTTCATGTCCCCGTTAGGCCAGTTCACCGACAACTTCACCGCCGATATGGGCTTGAATTACAGCGCAATAGCAGCCTCCACAGTCGGAACAAGCGATATGAATTTTCACGGCGCGGGGAGCTTACTCGGCGGCAGCGGCAGCGGTGGAGTAGCCTCGCTCTTATCAAGTGAAGGCGGCGGCATTGAGCCGTGGCGGCTGCAGCAGGTTCAGCAATTCCCTTTCCTGGATGCATCATCCCAAGGGTTCTACCAGTTCCACGGCGGCGAGGCCGGGTTCCTAGGCGGCGGCGAGGCGAGGCCGAAACTGTCTAGCCCAATGATGAGTCAGCGGCCGCCGGTGAAAATGGAGGACAACAACGCAGAGAATAACCTAACGAGGCAGATATTGGGCGGAAATGAGCAGTGGAATGCGCCCACTACAGCTAATTGGACAGACCTTTCTAGCTTCAGCTCTTCTTCCACAAGCAATCCCTTATAG